The stretch of DNA GGTGTTGTTTCCCCACCATGGAGGCAGATCGGTGGAGTTTCCGGAGGGACTCTGAGTAGAGTTGTTTCCCCAAGGGCCGTTAGTGGTGTTGTTTCCCCACCATGGAGGCAGATCGGTGGTGTTTCCTGAGGGACCCTGGGTAGAGTTATTTCCCCACGGACCGGAAGTAGTGTTGTTTCCCCACCAGGGAGGTAGATCGGTGGTGTTTCCGGAGGGACCTTGAGTGGAGTTGTTTCCCCACCATGGAGGTAGATCCGTGTTGTTACCCCACCATGGAGGTAAATCAGTATTGTTTCCTGAGGGACCCTGAGTGGAGTCGTTTCCCCAAGGGCCGTTAGTAGTGTTGTTTCCCGACCATGGAGGCAGGGTCGGGCCTTCCCAAGATGGTCCCTGGGTGGTATTTCCCCAGGACGAGCTCAGCCATGGACCTGCAGTGGTGGTGAAGTTGGGAGTGGTGGGCCACTGGGTAGTGGAAGTGTTGCAAGGGATCTCTGTGGTAGAGGTAGTTGTGGTGAAGTTGGGAGTGGTACGAGTCCAGTTGGGATCCACAGTGGTGGTAAAGTTGGGAGTAGTATCAGTCCAGTTCGGGGTAACAGTGGTGGTATAGTTGGGCGTGGTCCAGTTCCAGTTGGGGTCCACAGTGGTGGTAAAGTTGGGAGTGGTGCGGGTCCAGCTCGGATCCACAGTGGTGGTGAAATTGGGAGTGGTATAGGTACTGGGCCACTGAGTGGTGTTCTGGGGCGGCGGAGGAGCCACAGTGCTGTTCTGGGGCGGCTGTGGCTGGGGCTGCGACTGGGCAATGCAAATGGCCAGATCCAGGGAAGCATTGTCCAGCTTAACGAAAGCCTTCTGcagttcacgccaaacgcagGCCTTGCGGCGACGCTGATCGTAGCGGCTGGGACGCACCGAGCTGAACAGATTCAAAACCTGTTCGGTAGAGAAACCCCAGCTATAGTTCTATAGAAAGTAAGTCGAAGAAAATATCTTACGGTATCCACGTAGCAATCGGTCTGCGAATTGCTAAGTGCGCAGTCAATCAGTTCCCTTTCGAAGTTTTGCTTCCTGTAGATGGCATTCTCTCGCTGCAAATATCTTTCGATATCGCGGGAATCAATTTTGAGGCAACGATGAATCTTGTAGCCAGCCGTCAACAGAATCTCAATGTTATCCACGGTGTAGAGGGCAGTGCACTCATCCATGTCAATGAGCTCATCAGCCGGAGGCTCCTGCAGGTTTCCAGTCACAGCATCGAAGAAGAGGGACTGCCAGCCGAGGTCCTTGGAGCTCTTGGCTGGCTGAACTGCCTCGAACGCCTGGGGGATTCGTTTGTCGCGGTTATATAAGTTGTTTCTCTTCACCTCTCAAGGGGCTTGGGGTTCGCCATTCTCACCTGAGCGCCGACGAGCAGCAAGCACACCGCTAATATTTTGCACGGAACCTCCATCTTGGCGGTTCAAGTCGCTTCTGAGTTTACTTTGCTGGCAGGTGACCATTTTAAGGCGGCGggcatttgatttttaatatgttatttttattccgcCTTCATTAATTGCATTTATCTATAATTGTTCGGGGGCCCAACACAATCAGCAAATGGACGGGGCAGGTGATAAGTCTTAAGCATTCTAATTGATGATAACAATGAGTGGTCCGAGTGCCGTCACCATGATAAAGATAAAGCCCTGCGAATACGGAACTGGGCGTGAAGTGCGGCAGGAAGTCTGTCGACTGACGACGGTGAGTAACCGCTTTTGGGGTTTGGGGAACTCCAGC from Drosophila takahashii strain IR98-3 E-12201 chromosome 2R, DtakHiC1v2, whole genome shotgun sequence encodes:
- the LOC108066341 gene encoding mucin-2, coding for MEVPCKILAVCLLLVGAQAFEAVQPAKSSKDLGWQSLFFDAVTGNLQEPPADELIDMDECTALYTVDNIEILLTAGYKIHRCLKIDSRDIERYLQRENAIYRKQNFERELIDCALSNSQTDCYVDTVLNLFSSVRPSRYDQRRRKACVWRELQKAFVKLDNASLDLAICIAQSQPQPQPPQNSTVAPPPPQNTTQWPSTYTTPNFTTTVDPSWTRTTPNFTTTVDPNWNWTTPNYTTTVTPNWTDTTPNFTTTVDPNWTRTTPNFTTTTSTTEIPCNTSTTQWPTTPNFTTTAGPWLSSSWGNTTQGPSWEGPTLPPWSGNNTTNGPWGNDSTQGPSGNNTDLPPWWGNNTDLPPWWGNNSTQGPSGNTTDLPPWWGNNTTSGPWGNNSTQGPSGNTTDLPPWWGNNTTNGPWGNNSTQSPSGNSTDLPPWWGNNTTSGPWGNNSTQGPSGNTTDLPPWWGNNSTQGNWNTTAWGNSTAGPNWNSTTLSPPNWNNTTSWGPIVNSTTEGPNWWNSTTPNPWQGNSTQGPWNTTEGWWNSTTQGWNSTTVDDRNTTSGNWFDRLMNELGNLF